The following nucleotide sequence is from Calonectris borealis chromosome 5, bCalBor7.hap1.2, whole genome shotgun sequence.
ATCCTCCTGATTGTTATCACTGCTGTTATCCTGATCATCAGAACTAAGATCAACCAAACTTGAcaaaattgcaaaaagaaaaaaaccactatgctttaattaaaaagtaagcAGTATCCAAAAATTAAATAGGTCCCATTGTGTGAATTAAGAACCACATTAACATAGATCTTGACAAGTAAGTATTAAAAAGCAATTATCAACGAGCTCATCTGACACTAATAAAAAGATTGAAAAGCAATTATCAACAAGCTCATTTGAGGATAACAAAAAGATTGGTCAGGTGATGTCGACAGATCTCTTCCTGGAAAGTAACAAACAGGGAATGCCATATTCATGAGGAAAGGGACAGCCacctatttaagaaaaaaacaaaagctgtgatgGAGGTAGTCCAAATAACTTGTTCCACATGAGCTCCTACTATCACGCTGTGGCAAAAAGAAATGAAGCTATTACTGCGTCAAATCAAGGAATTAATTAGGAAAGGAGCACCATCTCCACAGAATGTGATTCCCACCCAAAGTGACAGAACTGGGCAACTCACCGAAGCATTTTGAGCTCCTGGGCAGCCTTCAGAATTATCTCATGCTGTCTTTGGCTAAGGACCATCACTCCTCCCAAAGACTGGTCAGAGTCCAGGTTTGAATCTGCTCCCAGCATATCAGAGGAATGTGAAGGCGGAGGAAGGGATGAATCTGAATGATCATCCAAAGACCGCAGTCTGTCTCCATCATCTGGATACCACCTATCTGACAACCGTTCCCTCTCCCAATCAGTCCTTTCAGGAAGGTAGTCTTGCTTCTCCCGCCATGTGTCATATCTCTCTGGATACTCTCGAATCCTCAGCTCCCCCCTGTCTCGGAGGTCTCTGTCATAATGATCTCTGTTCCTATCCTCCCTCCACCTATCTTCACGGTATCTGTCCAGAGGTGGAAGAGGTGGTAATGGTGGTAGAGGGGGGATATCCAGGTCACGATTTCCCATTGCTCTGTCGTCCATAGGTCTCATGTCCCAGTCTCTATCCCATTCTCTGTCTAAATCTTGATCATAAATGTCTGAGGATCTTCCAGTCCTATCTAGATCTCTCTCTAGTTCCCTCTCTCTTGGCCTTTTCCAGTCATCCCACCATGAATCTCGTCTGTCATGATCAGTTGATAAAGGAGGTAGTGGTGGTAGGGGAGATAATGGAGGCAATGAATGGTGGGATTGCAACCTGTCATCTCTGTCATACACATCTACAGAATCATCCTGATAATCAGAATTGTGATCTCTCCAGTATCGTTCTCTTTCCCAGTCATCCAATCGTTCATGCTCCAAAGAAGGGTCATCTTGACTATCTAAAGGAAATTCCTCCTGCATTCTATCATCTTCATGACCCCAAGAACCCCTGAGTGTCTCATCTCGATGGTATGGAGGCAATTTGTCAGGGTCATCTCCTAGGTGAATGGGTTTATCTATATTGCCTGTTTCAGATcttcctgcttccctctctcGGCTACCTGCCCTCCTGATAGGACCCCTCTCACGGCTACCTGCCCGCCTGACTGGGCCCCTCTCGCGGCTACCTGCCCGCCTGACGGGGATCCTCTCCCGGCTACCTGCCCGCCTGACGGGGACCCTCTCCCGGCTACCCGCCCGCCGCATGGGCTCCCTCTCCCGGCTACCTGCCCGCCGCATGGGCTCCCTCTCCCGGCTACCCGCCCGCCTGACAGGGCCTCTCTCCCGGCTACCCGCCCGTCCCCTGTCCCGGCTGCCTGTCCGCCCAGCTAGCTCTCTGTCTCGGCTAGAGAATAGCCTCTCGTGGCTATCTGACCGTCCACCCAGTCCGCTCTCTCGGCTGCCAGACCGTCCATCTGGcatcctctccctgctgcctgaCCGCCTATCTGGCAttctctccctgctgcctgctctcctgAACATCCCCCTGCCACGGATGGATGCCTGCCTAGCCTGCCCTCTGCCTCTGTAGACATATCCTCTGCCACGGCCATCGTCCATCCTGCCCATTCCCCGGCCATGGCCATCGTCCATCCTGCCCATTCCCCAACCACCGTCCATCCTTCCCATCCCCCGGCCACCGTCCATCCTTCCCATCCCCCGGCCACCGTCCATCCTTCCCATCCCCCGGCCACGGCCCATTCCCCAGCCACGGCCGTccccctgccctctgccacgGCCATCATCCAGTCTGCCCTGGCCCCTTCCTCTGCTTACTGGTCCTTTGCCTCTATCTTCATGCATAAATGgccctttccctctgctttctggTCCAGGTAGGCCCTGGGTGCTATCTGAAGCAATCAGCTGGCTGTCTGTTGAATCCAAATCCTGATTTCCTGTTACAGGGGTTACTGCACCGCCTGTTCTTGCAATGCCTGACTGCAAAGCTACAGGGTTACTAGAAAGGGATGTTGATTTCTGGTTCTGAATAGGCGGAGTAGGTGCTTTGGACTCTTCTACTTGCTGGTTAGGATCATGTGAACTCCATGTCCACTTTTTAGGAGGGTCTGAAACAGTTTCTTTGACTTCAGGTTTGGATGGCTCCTGTTGAGTGTTTGTCAGGTCCTCATTTGGCTCAATGGGACCTGCACTCTGTGTATCAGGAGTAGACTGTGTTCTGCTTACGGTCTGCTGATTGCCAGCTACGTCTGTAAAAGGTTCTTTGTTTTCTGACTGAGAGTCTGTCtgtgactgctgctgctgctgtcccaaATGAGGCCTGGGCCCTCTCCACCGTGGACCACTAGGTCGGGAACCATGTCCATGTGATGCATTTGTTGAAGTATAAAATTGTGCTGCTGGTCCTCGTGGGATAGTCCCCCATCTACTTGAAGACTGTCCATCTGTATTCTGTCGGTCAAAACGTGACCTGTATCCTTCTGAGCGCTGGGAGTCAAAACGAGGCCCTCTCTGTCTTGAGCCTTCAAATTTGTCATATCCTCTTCCTCGAGGTCCATCAAATCTATAGATGACATAATTGCAATGTTATTCAAATGAACATGTCAAATTAAAATCCTCTAAAAGAGAGTTTCACCCCCCCCCAAAGTCACTTCTAACTGATGAATCCTACTGTGCCTTAGGATCAATCCCTACTGAACCAGTGCAGAAGCAGAGACACGTGTTCTTCAATTCAATATTGTCCACTGAAGACCAGTTTAAGCCACTTGCAGATTACGTAACCCTAAAAGCAAATTTGGCTTAAATATCTCAGGACTGAAACCTGACTGACAGAGAAAGCTGGCAgacttatttgaaaaaaaactttcaattttTGTTTAACGGAAGTTTTGTTCCAATCAACAACTTGTTGAACTTTTGTTTTGATAGTATGCAACAAGCCTACTTAACTATGGTGATGAATGCCATctagaaaaatctttaaatacaGATTCTTTCCGAAAGCGCAACAAACTGTGGTATCGCCCAGTTCCATGCAAGATAATATGcctaaaacaaatacatttttattgcaacactttttaaatttcttttgagaGCACCTACAATTGCTATTGCTTGAATATGAGGAAATAGGTCACGCAAACTAATAAAGACTAATTCATGCAATCATATTTAACAAGGCTGATCTAGTAAAAAATCCAATCTTTAAGCATATGCTCAAATACTGATTTACATAATAGACTAgaacaaatcaaattaattttacaaaaaatagaGAATTCATGTCTGAAGTCAAGTTGCTTGGATGTTTGGGATTCACAGTTGTGTCTCACTGGATGGGGTCACGAAGGCCAAagcgcagctggagctgaacttggcaagggaggCAAAGagtaataagaagggcttctataggtatgtcagccagaaaaggaagatcaaagaaagtgtacccccctgatgaacacgactgccaaactggtaacaatggacaaggagaaggctgaggcacTTGACAACTTTTCTGCCTCAGTCTTCattggcaacctctcttcccacacctctcaaggGGATGGACCGCATGACAGGGActggggagcaaagtccctctcactgtaagagaagatcaggttcatgacCACGTGAGGAACCTGAaccatacataagtctatgggacctgacgagatgcatcccagagtcttgagggaattggctgatgtagttgccaaacCACGCTCCacgatatttgaaaagtcatggcagtccggtgaagtccCCGGTGATTGGAAAAAGGgtaacattgcacccattttcgAAAGGGTAgcaaggaggaccctgggaactactgacctgtcagcctcacctctgcgcctgggaagatcatggaacagatcctcctcgaagctatgctaaggcacatggaggacagggaggtgattcgagacagccagcatggcttcaccaagggcaagtcttgcctgaccaacctagtggccttctgtgatggagtgactacatcagcagACAatggaagagctacagatgtcgtctatctgtgTCAagggccttacagaggtccagtcccccacaacatccttctctcaaaATTGGAGACATagggatttgatggatggactgttcggtggttgaggaattggttggatggtcgcatccagggggtagtggtcaacagttcaatgtccagatggagatcggtgacaagtggtgtcccgcaggggtctgtattgggaccagtactgtttaatatcttcatcaatgacatagacagcaggattgagtgcactctcagcaagtttgcagatgacaccaagctgagtggtgcggtcaacatggctgagggacgggatgccatccagaaggacctggacaagctcaagaagagggcccatgtgaacctcatgaggttcaacaaggccaagtgcaaggttctgcacatgcgtcggggcaacccctggtatcaaggcaggctgggggatgaagggattgagagcagccctgccgagaaggacttgggggtactggtggatgaaaagctggacacgagccgacaatgtgcgcttgcagcccagaaggccaaccatatcctgggctgcatcaaaagaagtgtggccagcagatcaagggaggtgattctgctcctctactctgctctggtgagaccccacctggagtactggctCCAGCTCttgagtcctcagcacaagaaaggcatggacctgttaaagcaggtccagaggagggtcacaaaaatgatcagagacatggaacacctctcctatgaagaaaggctgagagagttggggttattcagcctggagaagagaaggctctggggagaccttactgcagcctgtcaatacttaaagggagcttataagaaagatggggacagactttttagtaaggCCTGTTGCGATatgacaaggggtaatggttttaaactaaaagagggtagattcagactaaatataaggaagaaattttttacaatggggttggtgaaacactggcacaggttgcccagagatgtggtagatgccccatccctggaaacattcaagatcaggttggacggggctcttgagcaacctgatctagttgaagatgtccctgctcattgcagaggggttggactagatgacctttaaaggtctcttccaacccaaactgttctatgattctatggataTTAATTCATTACCACCTAATTACCAAGAGCGGTTGACTTGTTGCAGAATTTACTGCTTCAGTGAGCAATTTACCAAAGATGATCATTTATACAACCTCAAAGAATTTTAATAATCCTGATAAGTTAACACAGTACACTGCCTTTTTTAGGGGTAGGGGCAGGTCAAGatgaacaggaagagaaaaaagaagaaattacaaagCGCAATGGCAAGACAACTTAGATGTGAAGGATCGACTTTTACATGGAAGGTATAGCTAGAAGGTTGGATACTGTAAGACACACTTCATCCccaaaattctgaaaattagttTAAGCCTGTTGTTTAGAGTTTCTTGAGAAAAATTAATTGCTGAAAAGAGGTGAagggtgtgtgtgtctttttatATGTCTAGTTATTACGTGGGACTTTTTAGCTGGGATGGCAGCAGGTAAcacacagcatttttattttacccCAAGTTCAGTTAAAAGTTTATTAGGACTCTCTTTTCTACTAACTATATCGAGAAGAAAGAGTAAACAGATTTTTGGGAAAGCTTTGATAAAACCCTAGAATGGTCACGCAATCACAATATAGGAATGCACAAAGGTTACAGTGTTAATTAAATACTGTAAGTACGCTCAAAACCAGAGCTCCTGTATGTGCATTCTAGAAATTTTTGATTATCCATAGCCTATCACCACACATCACTGAGCTCTAAACCAACGCACATAAAAGACATGCACTAGCAAATCATGCAAACAGTCTGTTCGGAACTGTATATTCAACAAATCCCCAGGACCAGaaacaacactttttaaaaaccatCAGGAGGTAGAAAATTATTCAAagttataaaatattcatttacatTGCTAGCAATTAATGAATTATTATTCATGAATGATCGCTTTGGAagcaaagagaagggaaataaacATGAAGATATGATTGTAAAGACTAGCAGAGCATGTAAGGATAGAAACAATTTAACACCACCACTGTTCTTTGATTCAGTAGGCATCAATCAATCCGACTTGAATTAATGACCAGACAGAACAGATGTTGTTTTTGCAACCTGATATCATGTCaagtatgaaagaaaaacattccaAAAACAGGATCTTGGATTAAACCATATAGCAGGTATAAAACCACATAAAAGACACAGAACACTGGCTTTTAGAGTAGCTTTACATTAAGGCAGCAGGCCATCTACCTgataaaatgaagatttaaattTGAACAGAACCGTATCTTACCAAAAGATTAAGACAGCAACATTCAAAACCAAGACCATCATGatgtaatgcaaaagaaaaagtggCAAAGAATCCTAAGGCTcaaatcttcatttctttccttctctctcgtTTATAATTGTTTGAATGCTAAGAATTGCTACATGTGTAGAAAACCATTGATTTGTACTTAAGACAAGCACTACCTCTCTTATCAAACAGCCATTTTGAAAAGTGCACTGAATAGGACAATCATACAGCTGCAGAACTCGCACACACCAGAAGTTAAAATACTGGTGAACAgctttgaattttcatttctttctgcaaTAAATCTTGGATTACAAAGAGTACTTCTTattgtttctaaaaaaataaatagcatctAAATGGCCAGTAATTAGCTACGTTAGTATATTCAACTGAATATATATTTGAATACTTTCCTGAATCCCTTTCAGAAGGCCTACATTAAAGTGCTACCATATATAGCAACACCTTGAAAACAATCCTTCAacatttttgctttacattttcctGAACTGTGTTCCAAGTACCACAGCCAAAATGCTGGGAATTTAGATCACTTTTCATATGGGATCACTCTTTCAAGTGTGAGTTATCGTCTTCAAACTAAGGACAGCAAAAACATATCAAATATTTACAACAGCTTTCCTATTTTCACAAAAGGGATCTTGTGTCTCTGGGAATGAAAAGGGTGCAGTGTGCCCAAGCATTTtactaggggaaaaaagcattctaCTCTAGATGATGCTCAGGTGAAAGGCACCTATCTATCCTTGCTTTAGTAAGATAAATACGGAGCATGGTGtacatacattaaaaacaaaacctccacCAAACAAGCACACCTCACATGACCTCAGGAAGATTTGAGAATAAGATATATGTTTCATTTCTTAATATATCACTGAAAGTCATGTAGCCTGGAACATGTATAAATCAACAAAAACATCCTTACCTAGGGCCTCTGGGGCCTTCAAAACGTGCTGATCTGGGAGGATCTGGAAGCAATCCACCTGACCTCACTGGTTTATCCTGCATGGTAGGTGCATGTGTTGAAGACACTGCGGAAGTGGCTTTCAGTTCCCCACATCCTTGCTCAGACGAAATAGAGACAGTTTGTTTACCGAGATGACCTTGAGACTTTCCGTGGTCTGAAGAGCCAAAGGATGAACTTACTTGAGAATGGTAAGATGAATAGACAGTTGAACTAGCTATTTTTGATGCATAGGTACCAGGGGTGGGAAGCAGAGCTGGCCTTGGTGTCTCAGTAGATTGACTGCTTTGAGAACTGGATCCTGAAGGGACAGAGGAATTAGATaactgagaaacagaagagagaggcGGGGGGACGAGCGGAGGTGTAGTTGAAGGTAAAGTTGGAGGCATGATAGGAATGCCACCTTGAGTGGTTTGAGAGTATGGAACAAATGGAGGTGGCAGCGAAACATTTGCAGGATACTGATTCTTCAGATTTTGGAGTGAGCTCACTTTCTCCTGCAGATGGGACTGAGTGACCTTCATCTGTTCATCCCACGCTTTCCACTGTTTCTCATACTCTTGAAGCTGGTCTTTGTGAGGGTAGGTTTGAAGCTGATGCTGCCACTGTTGGTTCATTGATCGCTCCCAATCTTTATGAAGCTGCTGGAACTGTTTTTGCTGTGCCTCATAATGTCGCAGCTGCATGTCTACTGACATTGTCTGCAATGAGAAGACACGAATACCTTCAAAATACCATCTTAGTTATTTTCAGAGCCACATATTTCAGTATCACTTGTAATATCACAATTTCTGACTTGGGCAGAAACTTGAGGAAGAACTacactgaaacaaaagcaaacaccAACCGTGATGTCTAAAGTCATTGTGACAATTTACACATTTTATGACTAGAGGACATTTACgtacaaaaggcttttttttttttgccttttttttttttttaaacaggacaGCTGAAGAAAGCTATAATCAAAGGGCTCCAAGCTGTATTATTACTGGATGCTAACAATGGCTAAAGCCCAAATCAATCTTCACGCTTTCAATATATACAGCACATCGCTATTTCTCAAGGTTTCAGTTTCTGCTATTAACCCGTTGCTTCAGCTGTCaccaattatttttctctaagcCTTTGCCAGATCTTCTTATTTGCATAATGAAGCTTCTTTCAAGGAGGTACTGTCTTTCATTATGTGTAATACAGGTCCTAATATCCATGGCTTGACCTTGTCTGAGATTTTTAGAGTTCAcacttaagagatttttttttttgagacaaagACAGCCCACTACAAAGACATGCTTAATGTACAAACTCCACCAACCCAGAAAAAGCTGACTCAACTCCCTAATACAGTAATCAACTTCTACTTAAACGCTTAAAGGTTGCAACACTGATATAATTACCCAAACTTGTTATtaagactttttattttatttcactgattATTTGAGTCAAAAATAATGTGAGACAGTGATTTTCTTAATTACTTAAACTGCATATTTTTGGCATCTATGTTTACTTCATCAttgtaagtatttatttttgtactaCACAATGTTGTAAAAAACAGCAGCTACCTAATTACTCCATGCAATCATCTGTTTACCTGACCTTTCTTCTAAACTGTTTCTCCAGCAGTGACAAGTTTAAAGTCTTGTATTTCTCATCCTACTGAGGCTTCATCACCATCtatcaattattttttcattctgaagttgAGTGACAGTAGGAAAAGGGGATATAGACTTCTACCCAAGCAGAAAAAGTAGCTAGACAAATAAGCCAACCATGACAAATTATTCAACTACTTGTTTTTCAGCAGACCATAAGTGCTAGGTCACCCAGGAAGTGTATCAAATACCATCTCCTTAGTGTTTTACCTGTAAGTGTGGAGGCTGTTGCATGATCTGTTGATACTGCTGTACTATCTGCTGCAACTGGGCATGCTTCTGCATTATTCTCTGATATTGAAATCCAACGCGGTGATGGGGGTGCTGCTGCCATTGAGCTGCTGCCGCTTGCAATTGCTGCAATCTCAAATCTTCCTCAGGGTCATCGGGAGGTTCAATATTGAGCTAGAGAAAAAGGCAAATACTATAAATAAAGGAAAGCTCCTTCtgtcagaagaaaaacatacttGGTCACTTCTCAGTTTACAGGAACTTTCTCAGTGTTTGTTATTTTATCACTCTGTATTTCAGTGTTCTGGCCACCCACAGCTTCTGGAaggctgatttttatttcattttatttcatgatttttatttcatttattcttgTGAACAGTCTGATCTAAAGGTTAGGCTGATGGCAATTAGGGTATTCATACACACAGAAACTACCTAcaggaaagaaattaatgcaGATCTGTTATCTGTTGCTTACAGCAAATAATGAGACAACAGTGCTTTTTCATGATGAGGTAAAGTAACTCCGAGTGCATTATTTTTGCCACTCGGTAGGAACCCACACACTGTAAGTTAAAGTGGAGCACATGCTGCAGGGTAATCTACTACCCTACAGTAATCTGTTCAAACATCAATCATGACCTCCATCCATTATGTAGTAACTGTTATTAAGCATGCTGACAAAAATATTCTGTGCAAAGTTCTTGGCTTTCAGACAAACCGTTACAACAGAAAGAAGAGGAGCTAGAATTGACAAACTGCCAGAGAGGAATTAAGAAATAGTGTCTTAAAGACAGCATTCCTCATCTACCAAATACTTGATTTTGCACCTAGGTATCACAAAGTGTTTAATGTAGACAAAGATGACAACATTGGGGAAGGTGTGACTGCGTGAAGCTTGGACTCGCTTGGTGCATGTGTGGGTGACTACATAAGTCTATATACAAGGagtgtatttttatctttgtaaTTGGTGCAGCCTTAGCAAATGTTCTTTTAAGATTGCTTTACCATATTTAGTTACTGTTACACAGTATACACAAGAATTTGATGgcattattttcctgtttctttgtcCCATCTAGCACAACAAATGGAGTGGCATCACTTCACAAAACCTGCCTGAGTTTCAGTGGATGTAAGAGAAGACTCATCTTCTTTGGAAGCTGGAGGCAGGGATTCATTAAGCGGAGGAGGTTCAGACTGCTGAGCTGAAGCACTCATTTTCCCTTCTTCAGACTTTGCTCTCTGCTCAGATGCATCCTTCGCTACTGGACCTTTCATTTGCTGCTGTCCCTGAGCATGGGCTTTTGCCCTTTGCTGCAGGCTAAGCAGGTGCTGCTGGTACCAGTATTGCTGCTGTTCCTACAATGGACAGAAATTTTCTAAGACAgctttcacaggaaaaaacacGAAAATTAATTCATGATAGTCACTAGAATCATACTctagaaaagttttaaaatctgttttgaggGAAAACTCACTTCATCATCAACAGTATTGCAATGGATGTCAGAAGATCGAATCAAAATTCAGAAACCACTATGTGAGGCATAATACCCGCAGCAGAATTTATTTCCTATCTCAAAGAGCTTACAACTaaagagaacaacaacaaaaggcagaaatatgGCCAATAATAAGCCAAATTACTACTGACATGTGAAAGTACCATACCTattattttcaatgctttttatTCCTAACAACTATAGGTACTTATTACGAGACTAACTTAggtaaaatgaagggaaaatggaggaaaagtatGAGTAAAGGAGcagtaaagagaaaaaggagaaagtgtACAAAAAAGATGAAGAGGACGAACAGAGAACACAGACATCAAGTAGAGTGAAAATTACAGCTAGAAATTGTGGTGGAGACATTTGAATAAAGgctgtggaaaggaaaaagaacaatcAGAACCAGCATATAGTGAGGATTATTTATCATCTGAATTATCATTAATTCTGATTCATTCAACAGCTGAAGAGGTAAATAGACATGATTGCACCCAAAAAATTATCCATTTAAGAAGTGATCAagctttcagttttaaatatttcaggctAGAATTAGAGTGCTCCGGGTGCATGACAGTAGCTTCAAAGCACTGTAAGCTGCCACCAACATAAAGAACAAAAGACTAAAGATAAGTATCTCAACACTTAAGTAATAGTGCACCTTAAAGAGACCTGAATAGGAATCGACAGTTCTGTATCTCTTCCAACACAAGAAATACCAGGCATCAAATCAGACTAGATTTAAATCAGGACCCAGATTTAAACCACGCGGGAGGCCGCTCTTCACCTGCCATGCTACCAAAGTCCCTGCCAGAGATCACTGCAAGGGCTAAAATTTTGCAGATTCAAGACACAGCTCCATAAGCTcatagaagattttaaaaataaagacaccAGTTGCAGCTAAGGTAGCTCCTATATTTTAGGGAAGTATCACTATACACCTGATTTTTAAGTAACTCTCTGAGCATCTGCTTTTAGTCACTGTCAAAGACAGAATGATAAAATACTGTACCTTTGGTCTGACCTAGTGCAACCATTCTTGTGCTCTCACGTCAATTTCCCCACCTCTGAGAATCTGTGACTGCTCCACATCTTTCACATTCGCTGTTCTTCCCTTCCATCCAAGCATGCACAGTTAAGAAAAGACACCTATATAAAGCCCactcagaaacagaaaagaatcCAAAAGATgcaggtattttaaaatgtaagtgtgACAACAACAAAGTGGTAGGTGCTGCCTCATGAGATTTCTCAAAACTGAGCCATTCTGCCTATCTTATAACAggtttaaaagaaatgcaagctTCTTCCAAAAGCCTACCTCACGCTCAAATCAggaatgatgttttctgttggtAGCAATCTAGCAGACACAATTAAACAtggagctgtatttttaaaaaaatacttctgtaaaacCGTAACTTGGAGATGAAGTCAATGAGAGGAGAGGCTATGCTTCTTGGACTTTATGTTGATTCTGCAATAACTCCTGCCAAGAATCTTTTTAACAAGAATATGACTCAGAAGAGCTGTCATGGCTTTGGGTGGAAGATGTGCATTCATGCTCCAGCATGGACTCTCTCAGAAACCTTCAACAACATGCTGTAATAAGTGCAACTTTCAATACCAGGGAGGAGCATACATCCCCAGCTACACAAAAGCTGAATCAATTATCCCTCTCAAAAGGCATTATAAGGTGATTTACCATGACGGTGCTGGATGCTATGCTTGGTGAGCTCCTGTTTTA
It contains:
- the YLPM1 gene encoding YLP motif-containing protein 1 isoform X13, producing the protein MYPAWGLYGAAGHYPPPPTSIPPPPLPIPPPSVPPPAVPPMPLPSYPPPGPAPPATAAAPPPPPAGTSGFLSLQEQHLAQLQQLQQMHQKQLQSVLLGPPPPPGPPPPGLPPPPLPGSFTDWQQPPPPVPPPVRSYQKQFAHREPPPPTRKPPAAARERDGQEPPGGHGDWGEPVPSSPVPMDMELSSPPQSPQPAAQAYLPPAQAYLPPPQAEPYLPPAQPPPAQSPPLQPYLPRAQASQPPPSFSEPPPSYLEPPPATASQPYLPPPAQGYMAHPQPYLLSSQASPSQPAQPSLAPSIPPPAKPSQAHFPPPQPSLPLPAAAQPEAVQGAAKEAGGTEQPDPSTMTPQEQQQYWYQQHLLSLQQRAKAHAQGQQQMKGPVAKDASEQRAKSEEGKMSASAQQSEPPPLNESLPPASKEDESSLTSTETQLNIEPPDDPEEDLRLQQLQAAAAQWQQHPHHRVGFQYQRIMQKHAQLQQIVQQYQQIMQQPPHLQTMSVDMQLRHYEAQQKQFQQLHKDWERSMNQQWQHQLQTYPHKDQLQEYEKQWKAWDEQMKVTQSHLQEKVSSLQNLKNQYPANVSLPPPFVPYSQTTQGGIPIMPPTLPSTTPPLVPPPLSSVSQLSNSSVPSGSSSQSSQSTETPRPALLPTPGTYASKIASSTVYSSYHSQVSSSFGSSDHGKSQGHLGKQTVSISSEQGCGELKATSAVSSTHAPTMQDKPVRSGGLLPDPPRSARFEGPRGPRFDGPRGRGYDKFEGSRQRGPRFDSQRSEGYRSRFDRQNTDGQSSSRWGTIPRGPAAQFYTSTNASHGHGSRPSGPRWRGPRPHLGQQQQQSQTDSQSENKEPFTDVAGNQQTVSRTQSTPDTQSAGPIEPNEDLTNTQQEPSKPEVKETVSDPPKKWTWSSHDPNQQVEESKAPTPPIQNQKSTSLSSNPVALQSGIARTGGAVTPVTGNQDLDSTDSQLIASDSTQGLPGPESRGKGPFMHEDRGKGPVSRGRGQGRLDDGRGRGQGDGRGWGMGRGRGMGRMDGGRGMGRMDGGRGMGRMDGGWGMGRMDDGHGRGMGRMDDGRGRGYVYRGRGQARQASIRGRGMFRRAGSRERMPDRRSGSRERMPDGRSGSRESGLGGRSDSHERLFSSRDRELAGRTGSRDRGRAGSRERGPVRRAGSREREPMRRAGSREREPMRRAGSRERVPVRRAGSRERIPVRRAGSRERGPVRRAGSRERGPIRRAGSREREAGRSETGNIDKPIHLGDDPDKLPPYHRDETLRGSWGHEDDRMQEEFPLDSQDDPSLEHERLDDWERERYWRDHNSDYQDDSVDVYDRDDRLQSHHSLPPLSPLPPLPPLSTDHDRRDSWWDDWKRPRERELERDLDRTGRSSDIYDQDLDREWDRDWDMRPMDDRAMGNRDLDIPPLPPLPPLPPLDRYREDRWREDRNRDHYDRDLRDRGELRIREYPERYDTWREKQDYLPERTDWERERLSDRWYPDDGDRLRSLDDHSDSSLPPPSHSSDMLGADSNLDSDQSLGGVMVLSQRQHEIILKAAQELKMLREQKEQLQKLKEFKPDISTQDSPRSQNTSTRPGAFQVSSQLSSEAPVEAQAIKPSPAVIIKPPVLFRQPTPVTRPSAPLTRPTTPMTRPHAPVSTPTTTPSHGQSLKPSPSAVEQERWDEDSFHGLWDTNEDKGANMEYELCKQESMMPPPTSSPVKVPAVHTSVPSAVPVSLPPVIPPVPKAPVIQQTVDYGHGRDITTSKVEQISYGERVTLRPEPLPERQTFQKEHPGRYNRERDREPYFERQGNSNTDHRDFKRERELHRDRGPVDYERERFEKERHPRDDRILPTTPSRTQSYRDKKDHPSSRRGGFERPPYERKTDRPAYDHGPSMFGENSSVQTLEFEGDRRNYPEERIPISAPSMPRQPPPAPRVERKPESKNVDDILKPPGRDSRPERIVIIMRGLPGSGKTHVAKLIRDKEVECGGPAPRVLSLDDYFITEVEKEERDPDTGKKVKKKVMEYEYEADMEETYRTSMFKTFKKTLDDGFFPFIILDAINDRVRHFEQFWSAAKTKGFEVYLAEMSADNQTCSKRNIHGRKLKEISRMSDHWEAAPRHMMRLDIRSLLQDAAIEEVEMEDFDANIEDQKEEVKKDTAEEEESELRAALLQ